Proteins encoded within one genomic window of Cyprinus carpio isolate SPL01 chromosome B22, ASM1834038v1, whole genome shotgun sequence:
- the LOC109092747 gene encoding uncharacterized protein LOC109092747 isoform X2: MASGLLKRKNLALCFKICIYFLENLMKRKLLFGSPLLFCCLLDHGASGVDTDIMSVSVMEGDSVTLHTGVETNQQDRIRWYFNYTRIAQITGDLSFICTDVQCNEGTERFRDRLKLNHQTGSLTILKTQTTDSGVYKVQMSNDIIKKFKVTVTGASGDDTDRVSVSVMEGDSVTLHTGVETNQQDRIRWYFGDTRIAQISGYLSKICTDVQCNEDTERFRDRLKLDHQTGSLTIMNTGITDSGVYKLLMSNDIIKTFSVTVTGDWWRTNDPYSCRCRRSQIQR; the protein is encoded by the exons ATGGCTTCGGGTTTACTGAAGAGAAAGAACTTAGCACTTTGTTtcaaaatctgcatttattttttagaaaacctAATGAAAAGGAAGCTGCTCTTTGGTTCGCCATTATTGTTCTGCTGTTTGCTCGACCATG GTGCCTCTGGTGTTGATACAGACATAATGTCAGTGtctgtgatggagggagattcagtcactctacacactggtgTTGAAACAAACCAACAAGACAGAATAAGATGGTATTTCAATTACACTCGCATCGCTCAAATCACTGGAGATCTCAGttttatctgtacagatgttcagtgtaatgaaggtactgagagattcagagacagactgaagctgaatcatcagactggatctctgaccatcctAAAAACACAAACCACTGACTCTGGAGTTTATAAAGTACAGATGAGCAATGACATCATAAAGAAATTCAAAGTTACTGTCACTG GTGCCTCTGGTGATGATACAGACAGAGTTTCAGTATCAGTGATGgaaggagattcagtcactctacacactggtgTTGAAACAAACCAACAAGACAGAATTAGATGGTATTTCGGTGACACTCGCATCGCTCAAATCAGTGGATATCtcagtaagatctgtacagatgttcagtgtaatgaagatactgagagattcagagacagactgaagctggatcatcagactggatctctgaccatcatgaacaccgGCATCACAGACTCTGGAGTTTATAAACTACTGATGAGCAACGATATTATAAAGACATTCAGTGTTACTGTCACTG gagATTGGTGGAGAACCAATGACCCTTATTCATG CAGATGCAGAAGATCCCAAATCCAGCGataa
- the LOC109092747 gene encoding uncharacterized protein LOC109092747 isoform X1, which yields MASGLLKRKNLALCFKICIYFLENLMKRKLLFGSPLLFCCLLDHGASGVDTDIMSVSVMEGDSVTLHTGVETNQQDRIRWYFNYTRIAQITGDLSFICTDVQCNEGTERFRDRLKLNHQTGSLTILKTQTTDSGVYKVQMSNDIIKKFKVTVTGASGDDTDRVSVSVMEGDSVTLHTGVETNQQDRIRWYFGDTRIAQISGYLSKICTDVQCNEDTERFRDRLKLDHQTGSLTIMNTGITDSGVYKLLMSNDIIKTFSVTVTAVSDSTAAASAVGAAVLLVAAACMM from the exons ATGGCTTCGGGTTTACTGAAGAGAAAGAACTTAGCACTTTGTTtcaaaatctgcatttattttttagaaaacctAATGAAAAGGAAGCTGCTCTTTGGTTCGCCATTATTGTTCTGCTGTTTGCTCGACCATG GTGCCTCTGGTGTTGATACAGACATAATGTCAGTGtctgtgatggagggagattcagtcactctacacactggtgTTGAAACAAACCAACAAGACAGAATAAGATGGTATTTCAATTACACTCGCATCGCTCAAATCACTGGAGATCTCAGttttatctgtacagatgttcagtgtaatgaaggtactgagagattcagagacagactgaagctgaatcatcagactggatctctgaccatcctAAAAACACAAACCACTGACTCTGGAGTTTATAAAGTACAGATGAGCAATGACATCATAAAGAAATTCAAAGTTACTGTCACTG GTGCCTCTGGTGATGATACAGACAGAGTTTCAGTATCAGTGATGgaaggagattcagtcactctacacactggtgTTGAAACAAACCAACAAGACAGAATTAGATGGTATTTCGGTGACACTCGCATCGCTCAAATCAGTGGATATCtcagtaagatctgtacagatgttcagtgtaatgaagatactgagagattcagagacagactgaagctggatcatcagactggatctctgaccatcatgaacaccgGCATCACAGACTCTGGAGTTTATAAACTACTGATGAGCAACGATATTATAAAGACATTCAGTGTTACTGTCACTG CTGTTTCAGATTcaactgctgctgcttctgctgttGGTGCTGCTGTTCTGCTGGTTGCAGCTGCTTGTATGATGTAA
- the LOC122141705 gene encoding uncharacterized protein LOC122141705 → MKSNMSLYKNMLFIENVGKMKLVFISLLVLFWCLLDHGVFGESVSAMEGDPVTLHTGVTTNQQEKIRWHFYDTRIAQITGDLSKICTDVQCNEGTERFRDRLKLDHQTGSLTIMNIRTTDSGLYHLKVLGSSSRSEMIFNVTIYSFFAVGEDGVLVFLMEGDSVTFQTRVKANQQDRIRWYFNSTRIAEITGDQCKICTDVQCNEGTERFKDRLKLDHQTGSLTIMNTRTTDAGLYHLKITSINNEMDKTFIFAIRGVSAAERNETKSVKEGESVTLHPGKIKNPNDCKMWYFKDIFIFHITGDQSKICTDAQCKERFRDRLKLDHQTGSLNITNTRTTDSGDYKLLIISSRFSIFRSFSVTITGVPAPGLSSTAAGGICTTVVLVLLVAAVFGIYHWHTSRKTETRAELSHQLEALSHNGNAPNDVANGASTVHSPP, encoded by the exons ATGAAAAGCAACATGTCACTTTACAAAAATATGCTTTTCATTGAAAACGTGGGGAAAATGAAGCTTGTCTTTATTTCGCTTCTCGTATTGTTCTGGTGTTTACTCGACCATG gtgtgtttggcgAGTCAGTGTCAGCAATGGAGGGAGAtccagtcactctacacactggtgTTACAACAAACCAACAAGAAAAGATTAGATGGCATTTCTATGACACTCGCATCGCTCAAATCACTGGAGATCtcagtaagatctgtacagatgttcagtgtaatgaaggtactgagagattcagagacagactgaagctggatcatcagactggatctctgaccatcatgaacatcagaaccacagactctgggcTTTATCATCTGAAGGTCCtcggcagcagcagcagaagtgaAATGATCTTCAATGTTACCATCTATA GTTTTTTCGCTGTTGGTGAAGATGGAGTGTTAGTGTTtttgatggagggagattcagtcactttTCAAACTAGAGTTAAAGCAAACCAACAAGACAGAATTAGATGGTATTTTAATAGCACTCgcatcgctgaaatcactggagatcagtgtaagatctgtacagatgttcagtgtaatgaaggtactgagagattcaaagacagactgaagctggatcatcagactggatctctgaccatcatgaacaccagaaccacagatgCTGGACTTTACCACCTCAAGATCACTAGCATAAACAATGAGATGGACAAGACCTTCATTTTTGCCATCCGTG GTGTTTCTGCAGCTGAACGAAATGAAAcaaagtcagtgaaggagggagaatctgtcactttacatcctggtaaaataaaaaacccaaatgATTGTAAGATGTggtattttaaagacatttttatctttcatatcactggagatcagagtaagatctgtacagatgctcagtgtaaagagagattcagagacagactgaagctggatcatcagactggatctctgaacatcacaaacaccagaaccacagactctggagattataaaCTACTGATCATCAGCAGCAGATTCAGCATCTTCAGGAGCTTCAGTGTTACCATCACTG GTGTTCCAGCTCCAGGTCTGTCTTCAACTGCTGCAGGAGGAATATGCACTACTGTTGTTCTTGTTCTGCTGGTGGCTGCAGTTTTTGGGATTTACCATTGGCACACATCAAGAAAAACTG aaacCAGGGCGGAGCTCAGTCATCAACTAGAGGCCCTTTCTCATAATGGCAATGCACCGAATGATGTTGCTAATGGAGCATCCACTGTCCATTCACCACCATAA